In Candidatus Bathyarchaeota archaeon, the genomic stretch GAAGAACAAAAAATTCACGCAACAAGTTGGAGATATCCAACCAAGGCCAAAAAGTCACAGATTCTTTAACCAAAAGATGTAAATTCAATTGTTGCGTATTCTTAATTATGCGAAAGAAACTTCACAAGAAATTATTAATAGAATTACTAAGAAACTCTAAAGAAAGCGATAGGCGCTTAGCCAAAAAGTTAGGAGTTTCGCAGCCAACCATTACAAGAACTCGCAACAAACTTGAGCGGGAAAGCTTCATCAGGGGTTATACAATTATTCCTGATTGGAGAAAACTAGGCTTTGAAATATTCGCGCTCACCTTCGTTAAAATGGATCCGAAAATAGTGTCCGAAGAATCTATTG encodes the following:
- a CDS encoding winged helix-turn-helix transcriptional regulator; this encodes MRKKLHKKLLIELLRNSKESDRRLAKKLGVSQPTITRTRNKLERESFIRGYTIIPDWRKLGFEIFALTFVKMDPKIVSEESIEKVREYAAKFPNAFFASTGEGLGMTGVIMSLHKDYRDYSQKLALFRSDWGQYMEEIQSFIMITDEGVIKEYSFRHLDESFL